The DNA region CAGCGCCGCGAGCTCGACGGACCGGATCCTTCCCTGTTCTTTGATTTGAATACGTACTCGGGCGATGTAAAATATTATGTTACCGAAGCAAACGGGTGGCAGCCTGTTTTTGGCGCGAGTTCGGACATCGGCCATAGTTTAAACAAAGGCTCGGAGTTTTTGATCCCGGCTTATGATACTTATGGCGTGGGCGCTTTTGCATATATCAAAAAAACCTGGGATAAAAACACCTTTAATGCCGGTATCAGGTATGATTATCGCAAAAACGAGGGCAAAGGCCTGGTTGAGGATGGCGAAACCAAATTTACCCCTTTTACCAACAAATTTTCGAACGTAAGCGGTGCGTTGGGTTATACCCATGAGTTTAATGACAATCTGAATTTCAAGGCCAATGCCGGCTCGGCCTTCCGCGCGCCAAACCCGGCCGAACTTGGCTCCAACGGTGTACATGAAGGTACTTTCCGCTATGAAATAGGCAATCCTAACCTGGCGCCCGAAAGAAGTTACCAGGTTGACGCTACCCTGCAATACGACGACAAAATTGTAAGTGCCAGTTTAGGGATCTATGAAAACTACATCCATAACTATATTTACGCGTCGCACAAGCAGGGGGATGTGGCGCAGGCCGAAAACGAAAGCGGCAGCCTGAGCCAGTTTGATGTGTACCGCTACAACCAGGTTAATGCTAACCTGTATGGTGTTGAAGGTAACTTTACCCTGCACCCGGTAAGCTTCATCCATTTTGAAAATACTTTTGGCTACACTTATGCCCGCAATAATACGCTTGACAGGCCGCTGGCGTTCATCCCTGCCGGTACACTGAAAAACACGCTGCGTTTTGAGCCAACTATTAAAGGGTTGAAACAATCATACATTTCGGTAGGGATTGATAACTTCTTTAACCAGTACCGTTATGATTCCGCCTTTGAAACCGGCACCAAAGGCTACACGCTGTTAAATGCAGGCCTGGGCACAACGGTTAACTTTGGCAAACAACCAGTTAAACTGTATGTATCGGGTAATAACCTGGCCAACATCAAATACTATGACGCGCTTAGCCGTCTCAAACCCGGCCGGATAAGTTCGGAAGATCCGGAATTTGGTATTTATAATATGGGGCGCAATATTACCTTCGGTATTTATTTGCCATTGTCCATCAATTAATCATTAATAATGTTTCATATAAAAAGTCCTGCTGCCCGGCGGGACTTTTTTATTTTCCTGCCCCTCGCTTGGCGCACGTATTGTGAGACTGTCCGTGCAGGGATTACTTGTACCTTCCTGGTCATCGCCAGGTCAAACTCCCCTCTTAGAGGGTCGGGGGGCAAACATTTAGTTCTGTCTTCTGTATTTTTCTGTATGCGTAAAATACTTATACTTCTCCTCCTGGTATCTGCTGGCATGGCGGCAAAAGCCCAAGCCGATACGCTTTCTATTACGCTCGAAAATGTAAAATACCCGTACCCGGTTAGTTTTATGCCGATAAAAGTTGAAGGGCAGGATCTGCGCATGGCTTATATGGATGTAAAACCGGCTGCTCCAAATGGTAAAACAGTAATGCTTTTTCATGGCAAAAACTTTGGAGGCTATTATTGGACAGATGTGATCCGCGTGCTTAGTAACAAAGGTTACCGGGTGATTGTGCCCGACCAGATCGGCTTTGGCAAATCGTCGAAAGCATTTATTCATTATAGCTTTCATCAACTGGCAAGGTTTAACAAAAACCTGCTTGATAGCTTAGATGTTCAAAAGGTTACTTTAATGGGCCACTCCATGGGTGGGATGCTGGCAACCCGGTTCACGCTCATGTATCCCGGCAGGGTTGAAAAATTGCTGCTTGAAGATCCGATCGGCCTGGAAGATTATCGCACATTTGTTCCCTATGCAAGTGTCGAAGACGATTATAAAACCGAATTGAAAACCAGCTACGAGAGTGTTAAGAAGTATTATCAAACGTCGTACTTTACCACCTGGAAACCCGAATACGATTATTTGGTTGCGATTGGTGCCGGTGTAAGTAAAAGCGCCGACTTTCCCCGTTATGCCAAAGTAGCCGCGCTCACTTTTGAAATGATTTACGAGCAGCCGGTTTGTTATGAGTTCGGGCTCATTAAAGTGCCTGTGGTTTTGTTCATCGGCAAAGAGGATAAAACCATTGTAGGCAAGGCGCTGCTAAGCGAGGAGGAAAAAGCAAAACATGGACAATATAAAATATTAGGGCCCGAAACGGCTCAAAAGATCCCCGGCTGTAAGCTCATTGAGTTTGACAATTGCGGGCATATCCCGCATATTGAGGTTAAGGAGGCCTTTTTTAAATCCTTGACGGCGAATTTATAATTTAGGGATTTTGAGTATTTTTGAGCAAATGAAAGGGTGTTATGGAGGGTAGCCGCCGGGCGAGTTCCTAAAAAACCGTGATGGCGTATAAGATAGGCTTTAGCGATGATGTGCGGGGGACCGCGTTAGTGATAGGAGCGGATACCGGCCTTGTGATTAAGGCCTGTGCAGTATGAGCGGATAGCACGGGCCGCAGGCAACGCCCATATTAATATCGATCAAAAAAATATATTTAATAATCAATGATTTACGATCACGTCATTATATAAAGCAATCACACGCAAGCAAAGCGGCTCTGTATAGCATGCGGTTGCCACGCTGCTCGCAAATGACATGGTATAGAACAACATTATAACACGTGCAACTATCTGTAAATTCAACATCCCAATTACCGCAGGCTGCCGAAGCCATCCTGGCCAACTCGGCAGGGAATAAAATTTTTCTTTTTTATGGCGAAATGGGAGCTGGTAAAACAACGCTTATCAAAGCTTTATGCGAAGAACTTGGCGTAACCGAACAGGCAACCAGTCCGACGTTTTCAATTGTAAACGAATATACCGGGCGCGACAGCAGGATCTTTCATTTTGATTTCTATCGCCTTAAAAATCAAACAGAAGCATTGGATATGGGCTATGAGGAATATTTTTATAGCGATGCCTACTGTTTTATTGAGTGGCCCGAAAAAATTCCCGACCTGCTCCCCAACCGTTACACCAATATCCGGATCCGGGTTTTGGACAGCACCTCGCGCAGCATCAGCATGGAAAATTTTTAGTTTTATCATACATCGTTTTTTCTTATCTTCAACAGCCTTAAAAAAAACACATCATGAGTTCAGGGATATATAGCGGGTTTTCGGATATTGCCAAGCAAGCAATGTTGCAGCCCCAGGAGTCGTTGCTGGAGGTAAAAAGCAAAAAAAACAAGCTATACATCGGCATTCCCAAAGAGGTTTCCTTCCAGGAAAACCGCGTGCCCTTAACCCCGCTGTCGGTAGCGCTGCTGGTTAATAACGGCCACGAGGTGATGCTGGAGAGTAATGCCGGGCAGGCCGCCAATTTTTCGGATAAGGATTACAGTGAGCAGGGCGCGCAGATAGTATATGATACCAAAAAGGTTTACGAGGCCGATATCATTATCAAAATAGCCCCTCCTACCACTCATGAAATTGAGCTGATGAAACCCGGGCAGCTCCTGATCTCTACCCTGCAAATCGCTACGCTCAAGGCCGAAAGCATTCACGCGCTGATGGCCAAAAAGATCACCGCGCTAAGTTTTGAGCATTTGCGCGATGAGGGCAATACCCTTACGGTGGTGAGGGCCATGAGCGAAATTGTAGGTGCTACTTCCATACTTATAGCAGCCGAATATTTAAGCAATGTTTTTGAAGGCAAAGGCCTGATGCTGGGCGGCATAACCGGCGTTCCGCCAACCGAAATTGTGATTCTTGGTGCCGGAACCGTGGGCGAATACGCGGCACGCACCGCCATATCATTGGGTGCCGAGGTTAAGGTATTTGATCCGTCGATATACAAACTCCGCCGCCTGCAAAATAATATCGGCAACCGCGTTTTCACATCGGTGGTACAGCCTATTGTATTAGAAAAAGCCATCACCACCTGCGATGTGGCCATAGGCGCGCTCCGTGCCGAAGATGGCCGCAGCCCTTGCATTATTTCTGAAGCTACCGTTAGCCGCATGAAACGCGACTCGGTGATCATTGACGTAAGTATTGACCAGGGCGGCTGTTTTGAAACGTCCGAAGTTACCAATCACACCCACCCCGTTTTTCGCAAGTATGATGTAATTCATTATTGTGTGCCTAACATCGCATCGCGTGTAGCCCGTACCGCTACCTATGCGCTCACCAATATTTTTGCACCGATACTGCTTGATATCGGCGATATGGGCGGCATCAAAAACCTCATATGGCAAAAATCGGGGGTGCGTAACGCGGTTTATATTTACCAGGGCCAGCTTACCAATAAACACATTGGCGAGCGTTTCTCGATCCCCTGCAAAGACCTCGATTTGCTGATCGTATCGCACAGGTAAACAGCTAATATGAATTACCGGTATTTGATATTGCTGATATTTGTAGCGTGTACTTTGCGCGTTAATGCGCAGCATTATAAATATATCGACAGTGCAAAAATTTATGGTATTGCCCGCTATAAACTACAAGTTAAAGCAAATCCCGATAAACAGCTGGTTGAAATAAAGAAATATATCCCCGAAATTATCTTAGACCTGCGGTATGCTACCACGAACAATTTTATGCGCCGCCGTATGTACACAACGGCCAAAGCTTATGCAAGGCTCCCGGTTGTAAAAGCGCTTCAGCAGGTTGAAGCCGAATTAAAAATGCAGGGCCTTGGCCTAAAAATTTACGATGCCTATCGCCCCTATTCGGTTACTGTTAATTTTTATGAAATGGCCCCCGATACCAATTTTGTAGCCGACCCGCGCAAAGGCTCAAAGCATAACCGTGGTTGCGCTATTGACCTTTCCCTTATCGATATTAAAACCGGCAAAGAACTGGATATGCCAACCGGCTTTGATAGCTTTAGCCGTAAGGCCGGGGCAAACTATATGGATTTACCGCAGCAGCAAATTACAAACCGCGAATTATTAAAAACGATAATGGCCAAATATGGCTTCAGGGTGATCTCAACCGAATGGTGGCATTATGACTTTACGGGCTGGGAGAAATATGAGCTGCTGGATATTCCGGTACAGGCCCTCTAAATATTTTAAGCCCGTCCAAAACTCACAACTTTTATTTAAATCGCCCTACAAAAGGCATCAATATTGCTTAACCATTCACGAATAAGCATTAATCTACAAAAACACAGGCATGAAGTTTTTAAGCAAAGCATACTTTAAACAACTATGGAAGGTGTTGCTGGCATCGTTCACGGGCTTTTCAAAAGATAATGGCTTAAAATTAAGCGCCTCGCTGGCTTATTACACCGTTTTTTCAATTGCCCCTTTATTAATTATAGTAATATCTGTAGCCGGCCTGGTTTTTGGACAGGATGCCGCAACCGAGCGGTTGTACCCCGAAATTGTTCGTTATGTTGGCAAAACACCGGCAGCACAAATTCAGGATGCGTTAAAGCACCTTGCGCTATCCGGGAAATCGGGCATAGCAGTTGTTATTGGCGTGGTTACGCTTTTATTGGGCGCAAGCAGTATTTTTATCGAGATCCAGGATTCGCTTAATATAATCTGGAGGGTTAAAGCCAAGCCTAAAAGCGGCTGGATGCAATTGCTGAAAAACCGGTTTGTGTCCTTTTCGCTCATCATCAGCCTGGGCTTCCTGTTGCTGGCATCGCTTATTATCAACCTGGTTATAAGTGCCGTGAAGGATCAGATCCAGCATTTTTTTCCCGGTATCGATTCTTTTACGAAAGTATTTGTCCAGGTGCTAAACCTGGGCATTACCCTGGTGGTAATCACTACTTTGTTTGGCATCATATTTAAGTTTTTGCCCGATGTTAAAATCAAATGGCGCGATGTGCGCAGCGGCGCGGTATTTACAGCTATCCTGTTTATGATAGGACAGTACCTCATCAGCCTTTATATCCAATATACAGCGCAAGGGTCGGCATATGGTGCTGCGGGTTCTATTATTGTGATATTGGTTTGGATCTATTATACATCGGCCATATTGTACATCGGTGCCGAGTTTACCCAGGTATTTGCCGAGGCCAGCGGTAGCCATATCGAGCCCGCAGATTATGCCGTTCATGTTCAACAAACCGAGGTTGAACACCGCGTAAAAACCCTTCCACCTCAAAACCCCCAGCTTGAAGGGCATTTGAAAAAGGATGAGACAGGGAAAAAGGAGTAGGAAAGATTACGGTAAAAACGGGTATTATGCTGAGCATGACAACTTAAAAAAAGGGGGCATCCTGAGTGATTTAAATCCGTCGGACTCTGAAGAAAAATGACATCTGCGTCACGTCATTGCTGAGTTACGAAACAATCTCTTATAGGCAGACAAGGTGCTTAGTGGTATTGAACTTGCTTCGTCGCGCTCTTGGCCGCGCGGGGCCAGTTACTTTTGTCGCCACAAAAGTAACCAAAAAGGCTTGCAGCAGAGAGGCTTCTTTGCGCACAACCACTCCAGAACCCGTCGCGCCGGCCTTTGCCCTGCAAATCGGACAGAACCACGGGCTGCAATTATTTTGCCCTGCTTCGCACACAATGCCTCCGCTTCTGCAAAAACTTGCTATGCCCCTGCAGCCGCACCGCCCAGCATCATTCTGCTCGTTTTCACCCGAAGCTGATCTGCTGCGAAAAACCACATTTTTTATCTTGTCATGGGTAGCCCGTCGATGCATGGTGGGGTGGTCTGCGCGCGCCCCTTCGATAAACTCAGGGTGACAGGCCAATGCGGAGATAAAAACGGGTGTCATGCTGAGTAAATTAAATCCGGCGGCCTCTGAAGGTGAAATGACAAAAGAGGGACTGTCGGTCTGAGCCCGTCGAAGACTCGTGCGGAGAGGCCTGCCCGCCATACTTCGACTGGCTCAGTATGACACCCGTTTTTTAAGTTGTCATGGGTAGTTCCCGAGGCATGGTAGGCCGGGCCTCTGCGTATGCCCCTTCGATTGGCTGACATGAGATGTCGTAGAATCCAGACTTACGAAGTTTTCAAAACTTCGTAAGTCTTCCCCGGATTTGTCATTTGCACTAAACTATAAAAGGAAATGAAGATAAGATGCGTACAAATCAAATCCCGCCAATCCAAAATCCGTTTAATCCCGGTTCAGTTTTGCTACGATCTCATCCGCCGTCAATTTTTCCTGGACCCCGCTTGCCATGTCTTTAAATGTCAATAACCCCGTTTGCATTTCATCACCGCCGATAACCACCACATAAGGGATGTTTTTATTGTTAGCGTACTCCATCTGCTTTTTAATTTTTGCTCCGGCAGGATAGAGTTCGGTGTTGATATTGTTGCGACGGAGCTGCTGTAATAGAGGTAAGCTATAAAGTTCGCCTTCTTTATCGAAATTGCATATAAGCACCCGCGTGGTTTGGTTGCTGCCGGCCGGGAATAGGTTTAGCTCTTCCAGTACGTCATAGATCCTGTCAGCCCCAAAAGAGATCCCTGCGCCGGTAAGACCTTTTAAGCCAAACATGCCGGTAAGGTCGTCATAACGGCCACCGCCGCCGATGCTGCCCATATTTACTTCGTTGGTTTTCACCTCGAAGATGGCACCGGTATAGTAGTTTAAGCCGCGCGCAAGGGTAATATCCAATTCAAGCTTTGCGGTTTGAAGCGGACAGCGTTCTATATAGCCAAAAACGGTTTCTATTTCGTCGCAGCCTTTTAAACCAATCTCTGATTGGGCTAAAGCCCCGCGAAGGCTCGCCAGTTTTTCGGTGTTGTTGCCTTCAAGCAGGATAACAGGTTTTAGTTTGTCGATATCGGCATCGGTAAAACCTTTTTCGAGCAGCTCTTTAATCACGCCATCAAGGCCGATTTTGTCCAGCTTATCGATAGCTACAGTTAAATCAATGATGTTATCGGCTTTGTCTATAACCTGTGCAATGCCTGATAGTATTTTTCTATTATTGATTTTGATGCTGAAATCTTTAAGGCCAAGCTTGGTTAAAGCTTCATCATAGATCATGATAAACTCGGCTTCGTTCAGTAGTGAATCAGAACCAACTACATCGGCATCGCATTGGTAAAACTCGCGGTAGCGGCCGCGCTGCGGTCTGTCGGCGCGCCAAACCGGCTGCACCTGGAACCGCTTGAATGGAAAGGTGATCTCGTTTTGGTGTTGAACTACGTAACGGGCAAAAGGCACGGTTAGGTCGTAGCGCAGGGCTTTTTCGGAGATAGCAGACGCAACAGAATTAGAATTGCGTTCAATAAGTTTTTGTTCGTCAACCTTGGCCAGATAATCACCGCTGTTAAGTACTTTAAATATCAGCTTATCCCCTTCTTCTCCATATTTCCCCATTAAGGTCGATGAGTTTTCCATAGTTGGGGTTTCTATCTGCTGATAGCCGTATTTGCGGAAAACGGATTTAATAGTATCGAAAATATAATTGCGTTTCACCATTTCGGCGGGTGAAAAATCGCGTGTGCCTTTGGGTACGGATGGTTTAATGGATGCCATGCGGCAAATGTACAAAAAAGAGGATTATGCGGGGTTGTGCGTTTGCTTTGCATGTCTGTTACTAAGCATGCGGGCCACAAGCCGGGAGGCTTGCGGCAGCGATTAAAAAAGAAAAGCGGTTTCGCCTGCGAAACCGCTTTTCTTTTCCCCTTTTGCTAACGCCCGGCTCCAGCCGGGTGTTGACTATCAAACGGCCTCCGGCCGCCGAAGCCATGTTACGCAGGCCAGAAGCCAGGGAATAGTTGCCACCCGGCAGGAGCCGGGCAGCGGCGTAGTTTTTTTACTTATGCGTATGAAAACTCAAGCTTGTTGCAAAGCCAATAGTGACATAACCATAGCTATCTTCAAAAAACTGGTTGTAATCATCCTGTCCGCGGTAGCCTCCGCCAACCATAAGGGCGGCATCAGGCATAAACGGAAACTGGTAATAGTATTTCAGGCTTACATTTAAACGTTTCTTGAAATCAAAGGTTGAGTAATTATCGTACTTGTCGGCGATGTAAGTGAAGTCGAAGCGGATACGCTGCCAGTTTTGGTATACTTTTTTGTTCTTATCAATAGGGTCGGTATAGGCTTTGGCGAAGTTGTACATACGGCTACCATTAATGCGGATAAAGCCGTAATGATCTTTCAAGCCTTCGGATAAACCGAGGTTGAATAAACCGGCATGAACTTCTAAGCCCAGGTTATCATAGCGGTTGATGATGAGGTCTTTTTTATCAAAGCGTTTACCGCTGTAATAAGTTAAAGTATAAAAGTTGGTGGTGAACTTGCCGCTATCGCGGTTAAAGCTGCCGTCGGGATTAAGTGATGGTCCGCGTACGCCGTTGGAATGATGCGAGTAACCGAACGAAAAGAACTTTGGATTGTAAGTGTCCTCATTCACCCTGAAATACACCGTACCGCCCGGCATAAAACTTGGTGATTTTACCGGCGCGCCATGTGAGGCCAGCAGGCGGATCTTCACCCGTGGGGTAAACACAAAAAAGAAACGCGACTTCGGCGTGCTGAATAAAACGAAGTTAGGTGCCAGATCGGCAGTGAGCTGGGTTTTTATTTTGTTAAAGTAATCGTTTCCTCCTTCTGATACCCGCAGGTTTTGCTCGTAAATGTGATCAAATGCCTGGTTGATCAGCCGCTTTTTCATCAGTGCGCTGTCGGCTAATGTATCTGCCGGGGTAACGGAATGGCTATCTGCGGCCGCTTTTAAGCTATCGACAGCTATAAAAATAAACAGGGCACAAATTGCTTTTAATGCAAATACAAAATTGAAACGCGATGTTAAGCCGGACTTTTTAAAATCCGGTTTTATAAAATAAAAATTGATCAATGTAGTAAGTATTAGTTACCGATAATGTCTGGGTTGCAGATAATTATAGTTAGCCATATGTGTTAACATAGGGTTAATTATAATGGCGCAATATTACTTATTATAAGTTTTTTTGCAATCGGGCATATGTCAGCATTAAGTAAATGTATCGGCAATCGGCATCTTGTGACATTAGCCGGAAATTATGAATGTTTGTCGGCTGTTTCTGCGACTGATTGGGGGTATGTAACAGGGAAATTGTTGTAAAAAATATATGCTGGTAGAAAGCGTACGAATAAGAAATTTTTACACTAATTTTTTCAAATTAATCGAATTACACGAATTTTTCAATTGTATAAATTTGAGATTAGTGTAATTCGATTAATTGTGGTAAGTCGGCAAATAATTCGTGCGAAAATTTCTTACTGCGATTTGCAAATATTCAACCCGCGCGATTATGCAGAGTTTGTCTGCAGGCCTGCTACTCGTGACTTAGCAGACATTTTTTAAGCGCAGGCCCATTTTGCCCTTTGGGCAAAACAACACATATCAATCTGAAAATATGGTGGTGCTATTTTGTCAGTGCTTAGCATTGCTCAATCCGCTAATATGGAAAAACTTAAAAAACGGATAAAAAATCGCTGAAATATTCGCCGCCTCCTGTTCTGCATTTGAACCCCCTTTGATTATTCCTTTAAGTTTTATTTGTTGATAATCAAATGTTTAATGATGTTTCGCTCTGTTTTTTAGATGCCTGATTATCAATGTGTTTCATAAAAAAGCCGTTCCGCTGTTTCACTCTCAAAAAATGGAACAGTACTGTTTTTAAAAAAAATAACGGCCAGGGGTTTTTAAATTTTTTGTGGGGAATCAAAAAAATGGGACACCTCATTTGTTACAATCAGGTGCCTGCTCGATGTTATCCATCTACCATAAATTGTCCATTGTAACCAAGCTTTTACCTCAGTTTTCACAGGCTTATACTTTATTTTTGCGATAATCGTTTTAGCATTAAAAAAAAGCCAATATATTTAGCCCGACCTAAAAAAATGTTCACTTAATTTGCAATTAAAACGTTTTATCAAAATACGCCCTTAAACAGTTTTATACTTTTTAAGTCAGATACCTTGTACAAAGCAAAACAATGAAACCAACAGGAGCCGCCGCAACCAACCAACGCTATTTTAATGGCGGTTCTGATACTATAAAAACAACTATAATTTTATGAAAAAAATCATGCTTGGCCTGATGGCCATCCCGGCACTTTGCTTGTCGGCGTCGGCACAAACCAAGGGTTACACTCCCCTGTTCGATGGTAAAACCACCACCGGATGGCACACTTATCTTAAAAAAGACGTTACCGCCTGGAAAGTGGTTGACGGCACACTCCAGCTTGACCCCAAGGCCGAAGGCCAGGGCGATTTGGTTACCGACGGCGAATACGAAAACTATGAACTTGTTTTAGACTGGAATATCAGTAAAGAAGGAAACAGCGGCATTATTTTCGGCGTGCATGAAGATCCTCAATTTGGCGATACCTATTTAACCGGTATCGAAATGCAGGTGCTTGATAATAAAGATGCCAGCGATAACAAAAAAGCCAACCACCTTGCGGGTTCATTATATGATATGAAAGCCCCGTCAAAAGATGTAGCAAAACCTGCCGGCGAATGGAACAAAGTTAAACTGCGTAAAAAAGACGGTCAGCTTACTTTTTGGCTTAATGGAACCAAAATTGTTGATGTAAAAATTGGCAGCGAAGAGTGGGCGCAATTGTTAAATAACAGCAAGTTCAAAACCTGGAAAGGTTTTGCCGCCTATCCTAAAGGTCACATCGCATTGCAGGACCATGGCCATTTAGTTAGCTTCCGCAACATCGGCATTAAGGAGCTTTAATATTTTTGATGAACAGGGTACGGATATAGTGCCCTGTTCATATCTTTATACCATAACTTAAATTGTGTTAACATGCTCCAGGCATGTGTAATTTCTCTTCGTATAAGAAAGAAATTAACATGCTCCAGGCATGTGTAATTTCTCTTCGTATAAGAAAGAAGGATACTTTGATATAATATGAGCGATCTGCAAATTAAAAAATCATCAGCCACCTATGATGTGGTGATTGTTGGTTCGGGTGCCGGCGGGGGTATGGCCGGTTACGTTTTGGCTAACGCCGGGATAAAAGTTTTAATGCTTGAGGCCGGCGCTTATTTTGACCCCGCTAAAGATTCACAACAGTTAAAATGGCCATGGGAATCCCCGCGCCGCGGTGCCGGTACTACCCGTCCTTTCGGCGATTTTGACGCGGCCTATGGAGGCTGGCAAATTGATGGCGAGCCTTACACCACCAAAGATAAAACCGAGTTTTTCTGGTTCCGCTCACGGATGCTGGGCGGCCGTACTAATCACTGGGGCCGGATCTCATTAAGGATGGGCCCGCGTGATTTCCAGGCCAAAGACGGTCTTACCGACGATTGGCCAATCACTTATGATGATGTTAAGCCTTACTATGATAAGGTAGACCGTATGATAGGTGTTTACGGAACCAAAGAAGGTTTGGAGAATGAGCCGGATGGCATTTTCCTTCCTCCGCCAAAACCAAGACTTAATGAGCTGTACATAGTAAAAGGTGCTCAAAAAGCCGGTGTTAAAATTATTCCGGGCCGTGGTTCGGTATTAACAGAGGCTTTACCAGGCAATAAAGACCGTGGTGCATGTTTCTTCTGCGGGCAATGCGGTCGTAGCTGTAAAGTTTACGGCGATTTCTCGGCATCATCATGCCTGGTTATCCCGGCCATTAAAACGGGTAACTTAAAGGTGATTACCAACGCCATGGTACGCGAGGTGATTACCAATGCCGAAGGCCTGGCTGTCGGTGTATCATACGTTAATAAAGAAGATTTGCAGGAGTACCAGGTTAATGCGAAAACAGTTATCCTTGGCGCAAGCGCCGGCGAATCAGCCAGGATCCTGCTTAACTCAAAATCGGCCCAGCATCCGGGCGGTTTGGCTAACAGCAGCGGTGTTGTAGGGCATTATCTGCATGACTCAACCGGCTCAAGCGCAGGTGGTTTCCTTCCACAGTTGATGGACCGCAAGCGTTACAATGAAGACGGCGTTGGCAGTGTGCACATCTACTCGCCATGGTGGCTTGATAATAAAAAACTGGATTTTCCTCGCGGTTACCACATCGAATATGGTGGTGGTTTACACATGCCGTCATACGGTTTCAGCGGTGGTATCCAAAACATGAATGGTGTAGTGCCGGGCCGCGATGGTAAAATGAAAGAGGCCGGTGGTTATGGTGCATCATTAAAAGATGACTACCGTCGTTTTTATGGTACCCAGTTTGGTATGGCCGGTCGTGGTACTGCTATTGCCCGTTACGATAACTATTGCGAAATTGATCCTAACGTAGTTGATAAATACGGGA from Mucilaginibacter sp. SJ includes:
- a CDS encoding M15 family metallopeptidase; translation: MNYRYLILLIFVACTLRVNAQHYKYIDSAKIYGIARYKLQVKANPDKQLVEIKKYIPEIILDLRYATTNNFMRRRMYTTAKAYARLPVVKALQQVEAELKMQGLGLKIYDAYRPYSVTVNFYEMAPDTNFVADPRKGSKHNRGCAIDLSLIDIKTGKELDMPTGFDSFSRKAGANYMDLPQQQITNRELLKTIMAKYGFRVISTEWWHYDFTGWEKYELLDIPVQAL
- a CDS encoding YihY/virulence factor BrkB family protein, which encodes MKFLSKAYFKQLWKVLLASFTGFSKDNGLKLSASLAYYTVFSIAPLLIIVISVAGLVFGQDAATERLYPEIVRYVGKTPAAQIQDALKHLALSGKSGIAVVIGVVTLLLGASSIFIEIQDSLNIIWRVKAKPKSGWMQLLKNRFVSFSLIISLGFLLLASLIINLVISAVKDQIQHFFPGIDSFTKVFVQVLNLGITLVVITTLFGIIFKFLPDVKIKWRDVRSGAVFTAILFMIGQYLISLYIQYTAQGSAYGAAGSIIVILVWIYYTSAILYIGAEFTQVFAEASGSHIEPADYAVHVQQTEVEHRVKTLPPQNPQLEGHLKKDETGKKE
- a CDS encoding TonB-dependent receptor; this translates as MKLKLISFIILLLVQVSAFADVIIVKGRVVDAQSKQTLPGAVITIPELKISAITDPNGEFSFKSLPNRGRFLFSVEYVGYKSLTKIVDLSAGTPLVFELQSSIIETHEVVITGTAISANNKQNSTSVSAVGRDGLLRQSTNLIDALAHQVPGMSQITTGPSISKPVIRGLSYNRVVTLSDGVKQQGQQWGDEHGIEIDQYSSDRVEVLRGAASLLYGSDALGGVINLLEPLTPPDGQIKGEFLTNYSTNNGLTGTSLMLTGNENGLVWRARGSYKNAYSFKTPDYYFPNSGFNETDLSGMIGLNKSWGYSHINLSYFKNNIGFYDPEPDNGLNFLHDDGTPFTHDEYKSRTLEYPKQDIRHYKINWDNNFITEGGNLKVNLGYQKNQRRELDGPDPSLFFDLNTYSGDVKYYVTEANGWQPVFGASSDIGHSLNKGSEFLIPAYDTYGVGAFAYIKKTWDKNTFNAGIRYDYRKNEGKGLVEDGETKFTPFTNKFSNVSGALGYTHEFNDNLNFKANAGSAFRAPNPAELGSNGVHEGTFRYEIGNPNLAPERSYQVDATLQYDDKIVSASLGIYENYIHNYIYASHKQGDVAQAENESGSLSQFDVYRYNQVNANLYGVEGNFTLHPVSFIHFENTFGYTYARNNTLDRPLAFIPAGTLKNTLRFEPTIKGLKQSYISVGIDNFFNQYRYDSAFETGTKGYTLLNAGLGTTVNFGKQPVKLYVSGNNLANIKYYDALSRLKPGRISSEDPEFGIYNMGRNITFGIYLPLSIN
- a CDS encoding alpha/beta fold hydrolase translates to MRKILILLLLVSAGMAAKAQADTLSITLENVKYPYPVSFMPIKVEGQDLRMAYMDVKPAAPNGKTVMLFHGKNFGGYYWTDVIRVLSNKGYRVIVPDQIGFGKSSKAFIHYSFHQLARFNKNLLDSLDVQKVTLMGHSMGGMLATRFTLMYPGRVEKLLLEDPIGLEDYRTFVPYASVEDDYKTELKTSYESVKKYYQTSYFTTWKPEYDYLVAIGAGVSKSADFPRYAKVAALTFEMIYEQPVCYEFGLIKVPVVLFIGKEDKTIVGKALLSEEEKAKHGQYKILGPETAQKIPGCKLIEFDNCGHIPHIEVKEAFFKSLTANL
- a CDS encoding alanine dehydrogenase, with translation MSSGIYSGFSDIAKQAMLQPQESLLEVKSKKNKLYIGIPKEVSFQENRVPLTPLSVALLVNNGHEVMLESNAGQAANFSDKDYSEQGAQIVYDTKKVYEADIIIKIAPPTTHEIELMKPGQLLISTLQIATLKAESIHALMAKKITALSFEHLRDEGNTLTVVRAMSEIVGATSILIAAEYLSNVFEGKGLMLGGITGVPPTEIVILGAGTVGEYAARTAISLGAEVKVFDPSIYKLRRLQNNIGNRVFTSVVQPIVLEKAITTCDVAIGALRAEDGRSPCIISEATVSRMKRDSVIIDVSIDQGGCFETSEVTNHTHPVFRKYDVIHYCVPNIASRVARTATYALTNIFAPILLDIGDMGGIKNLIWQKSGVRNAVYIYQGQLTNKHIGERFSIPCKDLDLLIVSHR
- the tsaE gene encoding tRNA (adenosine(37)-N6)-threonylcarbamoyltransferase complex ATPase subunit type 1 TsaE, coding for MQLSVNSTSQLPQAAEAILANSAGNKIFLFYGEMGAGKTTLIKALCEELGVTEQATSPTFSIVNEYTGRDSRIFHFDFYRLKNQTEALDMGYEEYFYSDAYCFIEWPEKIPDLLPNRYTNIRIRVLDSTSRSISMENF